In Collimonas arenae, a single genomic region encodes these proteins:
- a CDS encoding alpha/beta fold hydrolase → MASTAINNNDQRQLLLLPGFMLDQTLWDDMRDGLQQLGQLHFGDLGQDDSISAMATRVLQQAPPRFVLIGFSMGGYVAQAIMQQAPERVIALALLNTSARQQNPREIAGNKVQLELAKQVPFKGLTSRALASSLHPDLAHDRRLLDRLQAMALRNGKEVFIRQLSALRSDGYAELQKIQCPTLIVASSNDQLSSIAEAQQMLDQIPTAHMVTIENCGHMTPLEKPAELMQILADWIAGADQR, encoded by the coding sequence ATGGCATCGACCGCAATCAACAACAACGACCAGCGGCAGCTGTTGCTGCTGCCTGGCTTCATGCTGGACCAGACCTTGTGGGACGACATGCGCGACGGCCTGCAGCAACTGGGCCAGTTGCACTTCGGCGATCTTGGCCAGGACGATTCAATCAGCGCCATGGCGACGCGGGTGCTGCAACAAGCGCCGCCGCGATTCGTCCTGATAGGCTTTTCGATGGGCGGCTATGTGGCGCAGGCCATCATGCAGCAGGCGCCTGAGCGGGTGATCGCGCTGGCGCTGCTGAATACCTCGGCGCGCCAGCAGAATCCGCGTGAAATCGCCGGTAACAAGGTACAGCTGGAGCTGGCGAAACAGGTGCCGTTCAAAGGCTTGACCAGCCGCGCCCTGGCCTCTTCGTTGCATCCGGACCTGGCCCATGACCGCAGGCTGCTGGACCGCTTGCAGGCAATGGCGCTGCGCAACGGCAAGGAAGTTTTCATCCGCCAGCTGTCAGCCTTGCGCAGCGACGGTTACGCCGAACTGCAAAAGATCCAATGCCCGACGCTAATCGTCGCCAGCAGCAACGACCAGCTCAGCAGTATCGCCGAAGCTCAGCAGATGCTGGACCAGATTCCCACCGCCCATATGGTGACCATCGAAAACTGCGGGCACATGACGCCGCTGGAAAAACCAGCGGAACTGATGCAGATATTGGCGGACTGGATTGCCGGCGCAGATCAGCGCTGA
- a CDS encoding NAD(P)H-dependent flavin oxidoreductase, with protein sequence MALPAALQNLSLPVIGSPMFIASGPALVAAQCKAGIVGSFPALNARPAELLDVWLTDLQAELTAYQAEHPDAKVGPIAVNQIVHQSNDRLAHDVAVCVKHKVPIIISSLRAPPPEMMDAIHGYGGIVLHDVISIRHAQKALEAGVDGLILVAAGAGGHAGPLSPFALVGEVRKFFKGVIALSGAIATGDAILAAQAMGADFAYIGSRWLATKEAHVDDAYRQAIVESTAADVVYTNLFTGVHGNYLKKSIVNAGLDPDNLPEADKSKMNFGSGGTGAKAWRDIWGAGQGVGLMDDVPSVAQMVDRLQTEYQAARKRLAL encoded by the coding sequence ATGGCACTGCCAGCTGCGTTGCAAAACCTGAGCCTTCCTGTCATCGGCTCGCCTATGTTTATCGCCAGCGGTCCGGCCCTGGTGGCCGCGCAATGCAAGGCGGGCATCGTCGGTTCGTTCCCGGCGCTGAACGCCCGGCCGGCGGAATTGCTGGATGTCTGGCTGACCGACCTGCAAGCCGAACTCACCGCCTATCAAGCCGAACATCCGGACGCCAAGGTCGGACCGATCGCGGTCAACCAGATCGTCCATCAGTCGAACGACCGCCTGGCGCATGACGTCGCCGTCTGCGTCAAACACAAAGTCCCGATCATCATCTCCAGCCTGCGCGCGCCGCCGCCGGAAATGATGGACGCGATCCACGGGTACGGCGGCATCGTGCTGCATGATGTGATCTCGATCCGCCATGCGCAAAAGGCGCTGGAAGCCGGCGTCGACGGTTTGATCCTGGTAGCGGCTGGCGCCGGCGGCCACGCCGGACCGTTGTCGCCGTTTGCGCTGGTGGGTGAGGTGCGCAAGTTCTTCAAGGGCGTGATCGCCTTGTCGGGCGCGATCGCCACCGGCGATGCGATCCTGGCGGCGCAAGCCATGGGCGCGGACTTTGCCTACATCGGTTCACGCTGGCTGGCGACCAAGGAAGCGCATGTTGATGACGCTTATCGTCAGGCAATCGTGGAGTCGACCGCAGCTGACGTGGTGTACACCAACCTGTTCACCGGCGTACACGGCAACTACCTGAAAAAATCCATCGTCAATGCAGGTCTCGATCCGGACAATCTGCCGGAAGCGGATAAATCGAAGATGAATTTCGGTTCCGGCGGCACCGGCGCCAAAGCCTGGCGCGATATCTGGGGCGCGGGCCAGGGCGTCGGCCTGATGGATGACGTGCCCAGTGTGGCGCAGATGGTGGATCGTCTGCAGACCGAATACCAGGCGGCTCGCAAGCGCCTGGCCCTGTAG
- a CDS encoding MBL fold metallo-hydrolase, giving the protein MSALSLPPTMRVLERGWLSSNNILFLSSGQTALIDSGYVTHAAQTLALVAHSLQGRPLDRLLNTHLHSDHCGGNAALQQAYGCRTSIPAGQAEQVRSWDSAALSYHGTGQQCAPFGFDDTLQAGDQLTLGDMEWQVLAAAGHDPHSLIFYCPEHGILVSADALWENGFGVIFPELDDDSGSGFAEAQATLELIATLDVRLVIPGHGSPFTGVGVALDSAFSRLAYLAADPQRNARNAIKVLLKFLLLERQQIRLADVPHMLAGLPLVAAANRLYLQRSEADLAEWTVGQLLRAGAAEVRDGYLLNR; this is encoded by the coding sequence ATGAGCGCGCTCTCGTTGCCGCCGACGATGCGGGTGCTGGAACGCGGCTGGCTATCCTCCAACAACATCTTGTTTCTAAGCAGCGGGCAAACCGCGCTGATCGACAGCGGTTACGTCACCCATGCGGCGCAGACCCTGGCGCTGGTGGCGCACAGCTTGCAAGGGCGGCCGCTGGACCGTTTGCTGAACACCCATCTGCATTCCGATCATTGCGGCGGCAATGCCGCCTTGCAGCAGGCTTACGGTTGCCGCACGTCGATTCCGGCGGGACAGGCAGAGCAAGTACGTAGTTGGGATAGTGCCGCGCTGAGCTATCACGGCACAGGGCAGCAATGCGCGCCTTTCGGTTTCGACGATACCCTGCAGGCTGGCGATCAGCTGACGCTGGGCGACATGGAGTGGCAGGTGCTGGCGGCAGCGGGTCACGATCCGCATTCGCTGATTTTCTACTGTCCGGAGCATGGCATCCTGGTTTCTGCCGATGCCTTGTGGGAAAACGGCTTCGGCGTGATTTTCCCGGAGCTTGACGACGATTCCGGCAGCGGTTTTGCCGAGGCGCAGGCGACGCTGGAACTGATCGCCACATTGGACGTGCGCCTGGTGATTCCAGGTCATGGCAGTCCGTTCACCGGCGTCGGCGTTGCGCTTGACAGTGCATTTTCACGACTTGCCTATCTGGCCGCCGATCCGCAGCGCAATGCCAGGAACGCGATCAAGGTCTTGCTCAAATTCCTGCTGCTGGAACGACAACAGATCAGGCTGGCGGATGTTCCGCACATGCTGGCTGGCTTGCCCTTGGTCGCGGCCGCCAACCGGCTTTACCTGCAACGCAGCGAGGCGGATCTGGCAGAATGGACAGTCGGCCAATTGTTGCGTGCCGGTGCGGCGGAAGTACGCGACGGGTATTTGTTAAATCGATAA
- a CDS encoding DUF1289 domain-containing protein: MKNPYLKPIIALPPAKSDDAAAPAPDCSASPCINICVMNAENALCDGCQRTLDEIVLWGSASDAQKRAIWQRILQRRLQMGMAP, translated from the coding sequence GTGAAAAACCCGTACCTTAAGCCCATCATTGCGTTGCCGCCAGCAAAGAGCGATGACGCTGCTGCTCCGGCTCCTGATTGCAGCGCTTCGCCTTGCATCAATATCTGCGTGATGAATGCAGAGAACGCCTTGTGCGACGGTTGCCAGCGCACGCTGGATGAAATTGTGTTGTGGGGCAGCGCCAGCGATGCGCAAAAGCGGGCGATCTGGCAACGCATTTTGCAACGACGCCTGCAGATGGGCATGGCGCCATGA